The following proteins are encoded in a genomic region of Aquifex aeolicus VF5:
- the purL gene encoding phosphoribosylformylglycinamidine synthase subunit PurL, whose protein sequence is MERVWEAYGLTEEEYRKILKTLKREPNHVELGVLGALWSEHCSYKSSKKHLKKFPTKAEWVVQGPGENAGVVKIDEKVWVAFKVESHNHPSYIEPFHGAATGVGGIIRDVLSMGARPIALADSLRFGEFNYHETKRLVKGVVSGISFYGNCIGVPTVAGETVFEPSYKTNPLVNAFCLGVIPAGRMYRARATREGQLLFLIGSSTGRDGIFGAVMASGEFSEDVEEKRPNVQIGDPYFGKKLVEAIMEIVEKDLIVGMQDLGAAGLAGSASEIAAKSEKGVELYLENVPLREKDMNPYEILLSESQERMLLVVEEENVEKVKEIANKWHLEGAVVGKITDDDTFRAYYKGELVAELPVSLIVDEAPVYDRPYKEPEYMKEVRNFNQEELPQTDVKEALKKLLSSPNISCKEWVYTQYDYQVGTNTLLIPGHDAAVLRLKWVLRPELTTEKGIAISSEGNGRMVYLNPYEGGKFVVAEVCRNLACVGAKPLAITDCLNFGNPERPEIMWQFVKAVEGMAEACEELGIPVVSGNVSLYNETVEKNEIRNVFPTPIVVGVGVLEKAEKYTPSKVEKESELYLVGNLEENLRLDGSEYLKVIHGLIKGDVPPVDLEKEKILINLLISFNNKELITCAHDVSVGGLLIALLEMVFRTPYGLEVEVYTDERPDVFFFSENPTRVIIGVESDKAEEVKNAVEKAGLEWMYIGKTTEEKKIKVTFNGDTLLEDELEEYEKLWRTSLEKLLGST, encoded by the coding sequence ATGGAAAGGGTTTGGGAAGCCTACGGATTGACCGAAGAAGAATACAGAAAAATACTAAAAACCTTAAAAAGGGAGCCCAACCACGTTGAACTCGGCGTTTTAGGAGCTCTGTGGTCGGAACACTGCTCTTACAAGTCCAGCAAAAAGCACCTGAAAAAGTTTCCCACAAAAGCGGAATGGGTTGTTCAGGGACCGGGTGAAAACGCCGGGGTTGTAAAAATTGACGAAAAGGTTTGGGTAGCCTTTAAAGTCGAGAGCCACAACCACCCCTCTTACATAGAGCCCTTTCACGGTGCGGCTACAGGAGTTGGCGGTATTATCAGAGACGTACTGTCCATGGGAGCGAGACCCATAGCCCTCGCGGACAGCCTGAGGTTCGGCGAGTTTAATTACCATGAAACGAAGAGGCTCGTTAAAGGAGTAGTAAGCGGTATCAGTTTCTACGGAAACTGCATAGGAGTTCCCACGGTTGCCGGAGAAACGGTTTTCGAACCTTCTTATAAAACGAACCCGTTGGTAAACGCCTTTTGTCTTGGAGTTATACCCGCAGGGAGGATGTACAGGGCAAGGGCTACTAGGGAAGGACAGCTCCTCTTTTTAATAGGTTCTTCCACGGGAAGGGACGGGATTTTTGGAGCCGTAATGGCCTCGGGAGAGTTTTCCGAAGACGTGGAAGAAAAGAGACCTAACGTACAGATAGGGGATCCGTACTTTGGGAAGAAGCTCGTGGAAGCAATAATGGAGATAGTGGAGAAGGATTTAATCGTCGGAATGCAGGATCTGGGAGCTGCAGGGCTTGCAGGCTCTGCTTCCGAAATAGCTGCAAAGTCCGAAAAGGGTGTGGAACTTTACCTAGAAAACGTCCCCTTAAGGGAAAAGGATATGAACCCCTACGAGATACTCCTTTCAGAGAGTCAGGAGAGGATGCTTCTCGTTGTGGAAGAAGAAAACGTTGAAAAGGTCAAAGAGATAGCCAATAAGTGGCACCTTGAGGGTGCGGTAGTAGGAAAGATAACCGATGACGATACATTCAGGGCTTACTACAAAGGAGAACTGGTTGCAGAACTACCCGTTTCACTTATAGTAGACGAAGCTCCCGTTTACGATAGACCCTACAAAGAACCCGAATACATGAAGGAAGTGAGGAATTTCAATCAAGAGGAGCTTCCTCAAACAGATGTAAAAGAAGCCCTCAAAAAACTCCTATCTTCGCCAAACATTTCGTGCAAGGAGTGGGTTTACACTCAGTACGACTATCAAGTAGGAACGAACACCCTCCTTATCCCCGGGCACGACGCAGCGGTTTTAAGACTCAAGTGGGTTCTAAGACCGGAGCTCACAACAGAAAAAGGAATAGCCATATCTTCCGAAGGAAACGGCAGGATGGTTTACCTCAATCCCTACGAAGGGGGGAAGTTCGTAGTCGCGGAAGTTTGCAGAAACCTCGCGTGTGTAGGAGCAAAACCCTTAGCCATAACGGACTGTCTTAACTTCGGAAATCCAGAAAGACCGGAGATAATGTGGCAGTTCGTAAAGGCTGTAGAGGGAATGGCAGAAGCGTGTGAGGAACTCGGTATTCCGGTAGTGAGCGGGAACGTATCCCTTTACAATGAAACCGTTGAGAAAAACGAAATCAGGAACGTATTTCCTACTCCCATAGTCGTAGGTGTGGGTGTCTTAGAAAAGGCGGAGAAGTATACGCCTTCAAAAGTAGAAAAGGAAAGTGAGCTGTACCTCGTTGGAAACCTTGAGGAGAACTTAAGACTTGACGGAAGTGAGTACCTCAAAGTAATCCACGGACTTATAAAGGGAGATGTGCCTCCTGTAGACCTTGAAAAGGAAAAGATACTTATAAACCTTCTCATCTCTTTTAACAACAAGGAATTGATAACCTGTGCCCACGACGTTTCCGTAGGAGGACTGTTAATCGCACTCCTTGAAATGGTCTTTAGAACACCCTACGGTCTTGAAGTGGAAGTTTACACCGATGAAAGACCGGATGTGTTCTTCTTCTCGGAAAACCCCACAAGGGTGATTATAGGCGTGGAAAGTGATAAGGCGGAAGAGGTAAAGAACGCCGTTGAAAAGGCTGGACTTGAGTGGATGTACATAGGAAAAACGACGGAAGAGAAAAAGATAAAAGTAACCTTCAACGGAGATACTCTCTTAGAGGACGAGCTTGAGGAGTACGAAAAGTTATGGAGAACTTCCTTAGAAAAACTGCTTGGCTCTACTTAA
- the lspA gene encoding signal peptidase II, translating into MENFLRKTAWLYLSIAVSVFLLDIITKNLAEKLFTTHVEVFPFLEFYLIYNKGVAFGLLSELPDPLRLPLLLITPVIALIITFLYALYSGDRIVAISMGLIGGGALGNLYDRLFLGMVRDFIHLHIGEYYWPAFNIADASISIGIALLILKYFFTKPALKNLVNRTR; encoded by the coding sequence ATGGAGAACTTCCTTAGAAAAACTGCTTGGCTCTACTTAAGTATAGCAGTAAGCGTCTTTTTACTCGACATAATTACCAAAAATCTAGCGGAGAAGTTATTTACAACTCACGTTGAAGTGTTTCCCTTTCTGGAGTTTTACCTGATATACAACAAAGGCGTAGCCTTCGGTCTCCTTTCCGAACTTCCTGATCCTTTGAGGCTTCCTTTGCTCTTGATAACTCCCGTTATAGCCCTGATAATTACGTTCCTTTACGCGCTATACAGCGGAGACAGGATTGTTGCAATCTCCATGGGATTAATAGGAGGAGGTGCACTCGGAAACCTCTACGACAGGTTATTTCTCGGAATGGTGAGAGACTTTATACACCTACATATAGGGGAGTATTACTGGCCAGCCTTTAACATCGCAGACGCTTCCATAAGTATAGGTATTGCTCTCTTAATACTCAAGTACTTCTTCACTAAGCCTGCCCTCAAAAACCTTGTAAACAGAACCCGTTAG
- the dapF gene encoding diaminopimelate epimerase, with the protein MEFWKLQGSGNDFVVIDDRDEKLESFLKERGVSKEDFVRKVCAFHTGVGADGLILIKNPDNPENDFKWEFFNSDGSVAEMCGNGSRCAVRFAYERGIVGNKVRFETLAGVIKAEVYENGRKVKVQLTPPSKPEEKTLTVDGEEVIGVFINTGVPHFVVPVEDVEKVNVIKLGRAIRFHEEFQPKGTNVNFVQPVSEDTIKVRTYERGVESETLACGTGATACAIVSYLKGLVKKKPVNVLTRSGEVLTIDFSEDLKEVFLTGSVYKVFEGRLSEEVLEY; encoded by the coding sequence ATGGAATTCTGGAAGCTACAGGGATCGGGAAACGACTTCGTGGTAATAGACGACAGGGACGAAAAACTCGAAAGCTTTTTAAAGGAAAGAGGTGTATCAAAAGAAGATTTTGTTAGGAAGGTGTGTGCCTTTCACACGGGAGTCGGTGCGGATGGGTTGATACTCATTAAAAATCCAGACAATCCTGAAAACGACTTCAAGTGGGAGTTTTTTAACTCCGACGGTTCCGTGGCGGAGATGTGCGGGAACGGTTCGAGGTGTGCCGTTAGGTTTGCATACGAAAGGGGAATTGTAGGGAATAAGGTCAGGTTTGAAACCCTTGCGGGTGTTATAAAGGCGGAGGTTTACGAAAACGGAAGGAAGGTAAAGGTTCAGTTGACGCCTCCCTCAAAGCCCGAAGAGAAGACACTAACCGTGGATGGAGAGGAAGTAATCGGTGTTTTCATAAATACGGGTGTTCCGCACTTCGTAGTTCCTGTGGAAGATGTTGAAAAGGTAAACGTGATAAAGCTCGGTAGGGCTATAAGGTTTCACGAAGAATTCCAGCCGAAGGGAACGAACGTAAACTTCGTCCAGCCGGTAAGCGAGGATACTATAAAAGTGAGAACATATGAAAGGGGAGTTGAGAGTGAAACGCTCGCCTGCGGAACGGGAGCTACCGCCTGTGCCATTGTTTCTTACTTAAAGGGTCTAGTGAAGAAAAAGCCCGTAAACGTTCTAACTAGAAGCGGTGAGGTACTCACGATAGATTTTTCGGAGGATTTAAAAGAAGTCTTCCTAACGGGTTCTGTTTACAAGGTTTTTGAGGGCAGGCTTAGTGAAGAAGTACTTGAGTATTAA
- a CDS encoding ExbD/TolR family protein, protein MIIVRSMEEKEISSMNVIPLVDIMLVLLTIVLTTATFIAKGEIPVELPEAKSGKAVQPQESVVITITKEGKIYLKSREVSYEELKEFLKTLNRQTPVEINADKNAKLENFVKVFDLLNQYGFKNVNLLVKKE, encoded by the coding sequence ATGATTATAGTAAGAAGTATGGAAGAAAAAGAGATAAGCTCCATGAACGTAATACCCCTCGTTGACATAATGCTCGTACTACTCACGATAGTCCTCACCACCGCTACATTTATAGCAAAAGGTGAAATCCCCGTAGAACTCCCAGAGGCAAAGTCCGGAAAAGCGGTTCAGCCTCAAGAAAGTGTAGTGATAACGATAACAAAGGAGGGAAAGATTTACCTCAAAAGTAGAGAAGTGTCCTACGAGGAACTGAAAGAATTCCTGAAAACCCTAAACAGACAAACACCCGTAGAGATTAACGCGGACAAAAACGCGAAACTTGAGAACTTCGTGAAGGTGTTTGACCTGCTGAACCAGTACGGTTTTAAGAACGTAAATCTTTTGGTGAAGAAGGAATGA
- a CDS encoding heavy-metal-associated domain-containing protein: MGEKELKIQGMTCQHCVNTVKRALSEVEGVSEVEVSLEEGKAKVKLEKEVPFETLKEAVETWGYKVVE; this comes from the coding sequence ATGGGCGAAAAGGAGTTAAAAATTCAGGGCATGACGTGCCAGCATTGTGTAAACACCGTAAAAAGAGCATTGAGTGAAGTTGAAGGAGTATCGGAGGTGGAAGTTTCCCTGGAAGAAGGGAAGGCGAAAGTAAAACTCGAAAAGGAAGTGCCCTTTGAAACCCTAAAGGAAGCTGTAGAAACTTGGGGATACAAGGTAGTGGAATAA
- the prfB gene encoding peptide chain release factor 2 yields the protein MMMVELKGKVEELRKRLEDVKKILSPEKLESELKELDQKMSEPNFWEDQEKAKQVIQRRKWVEETLNKLKNLEKSVKDLEELVEITSEEDTETWAMMDEEIKEVERTLRELELKTYLSGEMDAKNAYLTIQAGAGGTEACDWADMLFRMYKRWAEKKGYEVELIDITPDDVAGIKSVTVLVKGPYAYGYLKGEQGVHRLVRISPFDANARRHTSFAAVSVMPQIDEDIKIEIKPEDLKIETFRASGAGGQYVNKTDTAVRITHIPTGITVSCQQERSQYQNKRKALELLKAKLYQLEMKKLEEKKKQYEGEKTDIGWGHQIRSYVFHPYKLIKDLRTGYETGNVEAVMDGEIDEFIESYLKWKAQKEKESSNN from the coding sequence ATGATGATGGTAGAGTTAAAGGGTAAAGTAGAAGAACTTAGAAAACGGCTTGAAGACGTAAAGAAGATACTTTCTCCTGAGAAACTTGAGAGTGAATTAAAAGAACTCGACCAGAAGATGTCAGAACCAAACTTCTGGGAGGATCAGGAAAAGGCCAAGCAGGTAATACAGAGAAGGAAGTGGGTAGAGGAAACTCTGAATAAATTGAAAAACCTTGAAAAGAGTGTAAAGGATTTAGAGGAGCTAGTGGAGATAACTTCCGAAGAGGACACGGAAACCTGGGCGATGATGGACGAAGAAATCAAAGAAGTGGAAAGGACTCTAAGAGAACTCGAACTAAAGACTTACCTTTCCGGAGAGATGGACGCCAAGAACGCGTATCTCACCATACAGGCGGGTGCGGGAGGAACGGAAGCCTGTGACTGGGCCGATATGCTCTTCAGGATGTACAAGAGATGGGCTGAAAAGAAAGGGTACGAGGTTGAACTCATAGACATAACTCCCGACGACGTAGCCGGTATAAAGAGCGTTACAGTCCTCGTAAAAGGTCCATACGCTTACGGATACCTGAAGGGAGAGCAGGGAGTTCACAGACTCGTGAGGATTTCTCCCTTCGACGCGAACGCAAGGAGACACACCTCCTTTGCGGCAGTCTCCGTTATGCCCCAGATAGACGAGGACATAAAGATAGAAATAAAACCTGAGGACCTGAAGATAGAAACCTTCAGGGCTTCGGGAGCGGGAGGACAGTACGTAAACAAAACCGATACTGCGGTTAGGATTACACACATTCCCACAGGCATAACAGTATCCTGTCAGCAAGAAAGGTCTCAGTACCAGAACAAGAGAAAAGCACTTGAACTTCTGAAGGCTAAACTCTATCAGCTCGAGATGAAGAAACTGGAAGAAAAGAAAAAGCAGTACGAAGGCGAGAAAACGGACATAGGCTGGGGTCACCAGATCAGATCCTACGTCTTTCACCCCTACAAACTAATAAAGGACCTCAGAACGGGTTACGAGACGGGAAACGTGGAAGCAGTAATGGACGGAGAGATAGACGAGTTCATAGAAAGTTACCTAAAGTGGAAAGCTCAAAAGGAAAAAGAATCATCCAACAACTAA
- a CDS encoding cell division protein FtsA, giving the protein MKEYLKYEVSQFGEVLWDFSLKDGYYYLVLAKDFEVPKDYYALDCEVFSLARISGVLGKEELKILDIGRRKTTFVKVSKGELDFYRVVLKGGDYLNEYLVKNLNVNYEEAERIKKEKGLKNEIVKKAFHEIMEGLGVDLSGEVLLSGGGARLKGIEEFVEKPLFNDYCEPELNSAFGASLKFVYKDSSPSFRKEEISQKEQRTLALFLGVSTLAFFAYFTLKEPVKKETLKTLNQKKKELFSQKFPDIPPVLVEEQLKSLTKTQKESVLIKFNKAFMKLPQGVKVYRIEYTNGVLKLVGEGNEEIVRRLKPESVKKTPKGTYEFTLVLK; this is encoded by the coding sequence TTGAAGGAATACTTAAAGTATGAAGTTTCACAATTCGGTGAAGTTCTGTGGGACTTTTCACTTAAAGATGGCTACTACTACTTGGTTCTTGCAAAAGACTTTGAAGTTCCAAAGGATTACTACGCACTGGATTGCGAGGTATTCTCCCTTGCGAGAATATCCGGAGTTCTCGGAAAGGAAGAACTAAAAATACTCGATATAGGAAGGAGAAAAACGACCTTCGTTAAAGTTTCAAAGGGAGAACTGGATTTTTACAGAGTAGTTTTAAAGGGCGGAGATTATTTAAACGAATACTTAGTAAAGAACTTAAACGTAAACTACGAAGAAGCTGAAAGGATTAAAAAAGAAAAAGGCTTAAAAAACGAAATTGTCAAAAAAGCATTTCACGAAATAATGGAAGGGTTAGGTGTGGACCTTTCGGGAGAGGTACTCCTTAGTGGAGGGGGAGCAAGACTGAAGGGAATAGAAGAATTCGTAGAAAAACCTTTGTTTAACGATTACTGTGAGCCGGAACTAAATTCAGCATTTGGGGCTTCCCTGAAGTTCGTGTACAAGGATTCAAGTCCTTCTTTCAGAAAGGAGGAGATATCTCAGAAGGAACAGAGGACTTTAGCCCTGTTCTTGGGTGTGTCCACGCTTGCCTTTTTTGCGTACTTTACGCTAAAGGAGCCTGTAAAGAAGGAAACACTCAAAACTTTAAATCAAAAAAAGAAGGAATTGTTTTCCCAGAAGTTTCCCGATATCCCGCCTGTGTTGGTGGAAGAGCAGTTAAAAAGTTTAACCAAAACACAAAAAGAATCCGTTTTAATTAAGTTCAATAAAGCTTTTATGAAACTGCCTCAAGGTGTAAAAGTTTACAGGATTGAGTACACGAACGGGGTTTTAAAGTTAGTAGGGGAGGGGAACGAGGAAATAGTCAGGCGTTTAAAACCTGAAAGCGTAAAAAAAACTCCTAAAGGTACGTACGAGTTTACCTTAGTACTTAAGTAA
- a CDS encoding GTP-binding protein, with protein sequence MTEKKNNLKKIKIVVAGPFAAGKTEFIKTISEIEPVTTDKKVTHEKEKEVKQQTTVAMDFGKIRIDDEHELYLFGTPGQSRFNFMWEILGEGALGIVILVDSTDPKTFHEARRIINFFQSRYPVPMVVAANKQDLPNAWPPEDVAVALDISEEEGIPVIGISAKNKEDVKKTLLLLLKLIKSYMEG encoded by the coding sequence ATGACGGAAAAGAAGAATAACTTAAAGAAAATAAAGATAGTTGTAGCAGGACCTTTTGCAGCGGGAAAAACGGAGTTTATAAAGACTATAAGCGAAATAGAACCAGTAACTACGGACAAAAAAGTAACCCACGAAAAGGAAAAAGAGGTAAAACAGCAGACAACAGTTGCCATGGATTTTGGAAAGATAAGGATAGACGATGAACACGAGCTTTACCTTTTCGGAACCCCCGGACAGAGCAGGTTTAACTTCATGTGGGAAATTCTAGGAGAAGGTGCCCTCGGCATAGTAATACTCGTAGACAGTACTGATCCGAAGACCTTTCACGAGGCGAGGAGGATAATAAACTTCTTCCAGAGCAGGTATCCGGTTCCTATGGTTGTTGCGGCAAACAAGCAGGATCTCCCAAACGCCTGGCCTCCTGAAGACGTTGCCGTAGCTTTAGACATATCCGAAGAAGAAGGGATACCCGTTATAGGAATCTCTGCGAAGAACAAGGAAGACGTAAAGAAAACCCTCCTGCTTTTACTTAAACTGATTAAATCTTACATGGAAGGATGA
- a CDS encoding DUF4388 domain-containing protein: MALTGDLKSFSFADILQVLHHDKKSGVLIVEWPDITVAYYIKDGELVLARPVDKVFRVYVDRDFEKLIEKLRLNERTMAETIKKFFLSRLENKDGIFSFTQGFINYPENVPVAFPAEELIMEAARHLTLEETERKISDELLVFEKAPDWEVKVQRANLKEEERKVLELVNGENTVKDILEKSGLDKLTVYRTLYGLLAIGAIRRKRKKEIRKPTISLDLLTKLIEKIKKL, encoded by the coding sequence ATGGCTCTCACGGGAGATTTAAAGTCCTTTTCCTTTGCGGATATTCTTCAAGTTCTTCACCACGATAAAAAGAGCGGTGTGCTGATAGTCGAGTGGCCCGACATCACGGTTGCTTACTACATAAAAGACGGAGAACTTGTACTCGCAAGACCGGTGGATAAAGTCTTCAGGGTTTACGTAGATCGTGACTTTGAAAAGTTGATAGAAAAGCTTAGGCTCAATGAAAGGACTATGGCGGAAACCATTAAGAAGTTTTTCCTGAGCAGGCTGGAAAACAAAGACGGAATATTTTCCTTTACACAGGGGTTTATAAATTATCCAGAGAACGTGCCGGTTGCCTTTCCGGCGGAAGAACTCATAATGGAGGCTGCCCGCCACCTCACCCTTGAAGAAACAGAGAGAAAGATATCCGATGAACTCCTCGTATTCGAAAAAGCCCCCGATTGGGAAGTAAAAGTGCAAAGGGCTAACCTGAAGGAAGAAGAAAGAAAAGTTCTGGAACTGGTAAACGGAGAGAACACCGTAAAAGATATACTGGAAAAGAGCGGACTTGATAAGTTGACCGTGTACAGAACACTCTACGGACTCCTCGCTATAGGTGCTATAAGACGAAAGAGGAAAAAAGAGATAAGAAAGCCTACGATTTCTTTGGATCTTTTGACGAAATTAATTGAAAAAATCAAGAAGTTATGA
- a CDS encoding roadblock/LC7 domain-containing protein: MNKYEEVLQELIKASGIEGAAIVSLDGLPIASVLPANAEEDKVAAMSAAILSLGERVVEELGKGTMEQITIKGDKGYVVITEIGQDAVLTTLAGQDSKLGLIYMEIKKAQQKLKELI; this comes from the coding sequence ATGAATAAATACGAGGAAGTTCTACAGGAATTGATAAAGGCTTCAGGGATTGAGGGGGCGGCTATAGTGAGTCTAGACGGATTACCCATAGCTTCAGTTCTTCCCGCGAACGCAGAAGAGGACAAAGTAGCCGCTATGAGTGCCGCCATACTCTCACTCGGTGAAAGAGTCGTTGAAGAACTCGGTAAGGGAACTATGGAGCAGATAACGATCAAGGGAGATAAAGGATACGTAGTAATAACGGAAATAGGACAGGATGCCGTTCTCACGACTTTAGCGGGACAGGACAGTAAACTTGGATTGATTTATATGGAAATCAAGAAGGCTCAGCAGAAATTAAAGGAACTCATCTAA
- the ilvN gene encoding acetolactate synthase small subunit, which yields MADTLGKSELEVIKPQKREIRKGQVRKHIITVKVRNEMGVLARIATLIAGKGYNIEGLSVGETHEKGISRMTIEVIGDDIVIEQVVKQLRRLIDTLKVSDLTDVPHVERELALIKVYTPSSRARDEVLRITEIFRGKVVDVSPDTYTIEVTGDEDKINAMIELLKPFGIKEMARTGKVAMRREMSIKEEENE from the coding sequence ATGGCGGATACTTTGGGAAAGAGTGAGCTTGAAGTTATTAAACCCCAGAAGAGGGAAATTAGAAAAGGACAGGTCAGGAAGCACATAATCACGGTAAAAGTCAGGAACGAGATGGGAGTCCTTGCGAGAATAGCGACCTTAATCGCGGGAAAGGGTTACAACATAGAAGGACTTTCCGTAGGCGAAACTCACGAAAAGGGAATATCGAGAATGACTATTGAGGTTATCGGAGACGATATAGTAATTGAGCAGGTCGTAAAACAACTCAGGAGACTAATAGACACCCTGAAGGTTTCCGACCTGACGGACGTTCCCCACGTGGAGAGGGAACTCGCTCTCATAAAGGTTTACACTCCCTCTTCCAGGGCAAGGGACGAAGTTCTGAGGATAACGGAGATATTCAGGGGCAAGGTCGTTGACGTTTCTCCGGACACTTACACGATAGAGGTTACTGGAGATGAGGATAAAATAAACGCCATGATTGAGCTCTTAAAACCTTTCGGTATCAAGGAGATGGCGAGAACCGGTAAGGTCGCCATGAGGAGGGAAATGTCCATAAAGGAGGAGGAAAATGAATAG
- a CDS encoding helicase HerA domain-containing protein — translation MKVLKKEELVPTLYQLFSQAKEKVLVVSAWIRGSIFKELLSLLPENVQLEVIVRAGNLSDMDITDEAFFRETKKKGGRILLNPKLHSKFLIIDERYAVVGSSNITFMGLYPEGNVETNVLIEEKEKVKELLEFYENLKEESVDYTDVVGYAVSSRSPKEAEIVLLEDLKEQTYLGIQGEEFFLCRLSNVSGKKETREDALNRILSSEVWDWKVAALFAHLYERPEIKTGRLEILGEYEKERNLFKTPTKSVESGSLVKKLEPESEELKRILFKNHSGYDMKYPTYLGKLYNTEVKAYLDMDKVLGMHMAVLGTTGSGKTTFVKKILKNFKESEVIIFDIYGEYAQELGAKEVIVENVLMPISVEDVKDYLKEAGSTLEERSTEEKEFFSVFRRALKPDIEATELKEKSFKEIYEEAVKNLHSLHLKQDAQSVYEHLERTYSRGALEQQPKVLKEVVDFLNSEERVKVFNFKEVDITETKVNLTGLILKEIFIRAKKDRKPRLIVIEEAQNVAPERGTGDVPSGKENVAFVYAKKIAMEGRKLNLGLIAITQRPANLSKFILSQLNTQVIFKLITKNDLDAVSPFFEYSKEDIFRLLPFLKPGTAFVSGLAVPFSFLFQMEEIPYY, via the coding sequence ATGAAAGTATTAAAAAAAGAGGAACTTGTCCCTACGCTTTATCAATTGTTCTCACAGGCAAAGGAAAAGGTACTTGTTGTTTCCGCATGGATCAGGGGAAGCATATTTAAGGAACTCCTATCTTTGCTTCCCGAGAATGTTCAGCTTGAGGTAATCGTGAGGGCAGGGAACTTATCTGACATGGATATCACGGACGAAGCCTTCTTCAGGGAAACTAAGAAAAAGGGAGGAAGGATACTTCTCAACCCCAAACTCCACTCTAAGTTCCTGATAATAGACGAAAGGTACGCGGTTGTAGGTTCTTCAAACATAACCTTTATGGGGCTATACCCTGAGGGAAATGTAGAGACAAACGTCTTGATAGAAGAAAAAGAAAAGGTAAAGGAACTCCTGGAGTTTTACGAGAACCTAAAAGAAGAATCCGTAGATTACACGGACGTTGTCGGCTATGCGGTATCTTCCCGCTCTCCAAAAGAAGCGGAAATCGTACTTCTCGAAGATCTGAAAGAACAGACATACCTCGGCATTCAAGGGGAGGAGTTTTTCCTGTGCAGGCTGAGCAACGTTTCGGGAAAAAAGGAAACCAGGGAAGATGCCCTTAACAGGATACTCTCGTCGGAAGTATGGGACTGGAAGGTCGCAGCCCTTTTTGCCCACCTTTACGAAAGACCTGAGATAAAGACGGGAAGGCTTGAGATACTCGGTGAGTACGAAAAGGAGAGAAATCTTTTTAAAACACCAACGAAAAGCGTGGAGTCCGGTTCTCTCGTGAAGAAACTAGAGCCAGAAAGCGAGGAACTAAAGAGAATACTCTTCAAGAACCACTCAGGGTACGACATGAAGTATCCCACGTACCTCGGAAAACTCTACAACACGGAAGTAAAAGCTTACCTCGACATGGACAAGGTTCTGGGTATGCACATGGCCGTTTTGGGAACAACTGGTTCGGGAAAGACAACTTTTGTAAAAAAGATACTAAAAAACTTCAAGGAAAGCGAGGTGATAATTTTCGATATTTACGGAGAATACGCGCAGGAACTTGGAGCGAAAGAAGTAATAGTGGAAAACGTCTTAATGCCGATAAGCGTAGAAGACGTAAAGGATTACCTGAAGGAAGCTGGTTCCACTTTGGAAGAACGCTCAACGGAAGAAAAGGAATTCTTTTCCGTCTTCAGAAGGGCATTAAAACCCGATATTGAAGCGACGGAGCTGAAAGAAAAGAGTTTTAAGGAAATATACGAGGAAGCTGTGAAGAACCTCCACTCTCTTCATCTAAAACAGGATGCCCAGTCAGTTTACGAACACCTTGAAAGAACCTACTCCAGAGGAGCTTTAGAACAACAACCTAAGGTATTAAAGGAAGTTGTAGATTTTCTGAACTCCGAAGAAAGGGTGAAGGTCTTTAACTTCAAGGAAGTGGACATAACCGAAACGAAAGTAAACCTCACGGGGTTAATACTGAAAGAAATATTTATAAGAGCCAAAAAGGACAGGAAACCGCGATTGATAGTCATAGAAGAGGCTCAGAACGTAGCTCCCGAAAGGGGAACGGGAGATGTCCCGAGCGGAAAGGAGAACGTCGCTTTCGTTTACGCCAAAAAGATAGCGATGGAGGGGAGAAAGTTAAACCTAGGCTTGATAGCTATAACTCAAAGACCCGCAAACCTGAGCAAGTTTATACTCTCTCAACTAAACACTCAGGTGATATTTAAATTAATCACAAAAAACGACCTTGACGCGGTATCGCCCTTTTTTGAATACTCCAAAGAGGATATTTTCAGGCTCTTGCCTTTTTTAAAGCCGGGAACGGCCTTCGTAAGCGGCTTGGCCGTCCCCTTCAGTTTTCTGTTTCAGATGGAGGAAATTCCCTACTACTGA